The following are encoded together in the Oceanobacillus zhaokaii genome:
- a CDS encoding CBS domain-containing protein, producing MAQYLRDIMTSNVHTVNETQSVQEAAALMSQYNIGAIPVVNNSGQMTGILTDRDITLRTTAQGQNAQTPVSQVMTAQQIVQGTPDMDVHEAAQLMAEQQIRRLPVNENGKIVGMVALGDLAIHNQYANEAEQALQSISTPSAPQQ from the coding sequence ATGGCACAATATTTAAGAGATATCATGACATCAAATGTTCATACAGTTAATGAAACACAGTCCGTACAGGAAGCAGCAGCTTTAATGAGTCAATATAATATTGGTGCTATCCCAGTAGTCAACAATAGTGGGCAAATGACTGGAATTCTAACGGATCGTGATATTACCCTTCGAACAACGGCACAAGGGCAAAATGCGCAAACGCCTGTATCTCAAGTTATGACTGCACAGCAAATTGTACAAGGTACACCAGACATGGATGTTCATGAAGCAGCACAATTAATGGCAGAGCAACAAATTCGCCGATTGCCGGTAAACGAAAATGGAAAAATAGTAGGAATGGTTGCTTTAGGTGATCTAGCAATACACAATCAATATGCAAACGAGGCAGAACAGGCACTACAAAGTATTTCAACTCCTTCCGCACCTCAACAATAG
- the cdaS gene encoding sporulation-specific diadenylate cyclase CdaS has protein sequence MVMEPALTEPMKTQLKKNLHQVSVDIEAMLHTMDRNDCSILSEFEHVHDVLSELQKKTASHYLNAYLSPFTDSYQALTTAIQHLSVQKHGALMAIERKEPVESLIHSGTPILANVSYALLESIFYPGTALHDGAVLIKENKIISAGNVLPLSQQDNKGKKLGTRHRAAVGLSEKSDAIVLVVSEETGRASFALQGTLYPIQPGGQI, from the coding sequence ATGGTTATGGAACCCGCGCTAACCGAGCCAATGAAAACGCAATTAAAAAAGAATTTACATCAGGTATCCGTTGACATCGAAGCAATGCTCCACACAATGGATCGTAATGATTGCAGTATTCTCAGTGAATTTGAACACGTTCACGATGTATTAAGTGAACTTCAAAAAAAGACGGCATCTCATTATTTAAACGCATATTTGTCTCCTTTTACAGATTCCTATCAAGCGTTAACCACTGCCATTCAGCATTTATCCGTACAAAAACACGGGGCTTTGATGGCCATAGAACGTAAAGAACCAGTAGAATCCCTCATCCATTCAGGTACTCCAATTTTAGCAAACGTGTCATATGCATTGCTGGAATCGATTTTTTATCCTGGTACTGCATTGCACGATGGTGCAGTTTTAATAAAAGAAAATAAAATCATTTCTGCGGGAAATGTGCTCCCGTTATCACAACAGGATAACAAGGGAAAGAAGCTTGGTACGAGGCATCGTGCTGCTGTCGGTCTATCAGAAAAAAGCGATGCGATTGTCTTAGTCGTATCTGAAGAAACAGGAAGAGCTTCCTTTGCTTTGCAAGGTACCTTATATCCTATCCAACCAGGCGGACAAATTTGA
- a CDS encoding GMC oxidoreductase: MVIRYKNNWINTKPISDMVNTEYDVVIVGSGPGGGAVLQRLCQLWKDQGAKKIAILEKGDKLFHSHAQNIPTQNVNTSRDDLVPNNSTPLGQRLPQFSGATMVYALGGRSLFWNAATPRPIEEELRTWPINRRELDVYYRMAENLLYVTTDWAKGSSLQDQMLMRLHAAGILEAQDMPLAIDLSPSRQGEVHSNAWYSSINSLARGQLDRPYDLAVDAFVHKINTTPNGKRAAGVEVIDTKTKSNYTIRAKNVVVSASTLETPRILLNSGIQEPAIGRYLTGHVSMIAVGTVSRNQFSDRLGNLSVLKFETEDDPYQIQILGPDQYWSYQQFEDKVLGDQLTIAYAAFGRVESRPENRVYLESRLDEYGVPLQQVQYSLSDRDRQTAEQVEQGIRDSARAMGVTLDESTLVLRPPGADMHEACTCRMGNNPNTSATNRNGQIHGVQGLYVADNSALPSLTAAGPVLSNTALAIRVADHIVRQSR; this comes from the coding sequence ATGGTTATAAGATACAAGAATAATTGGATTAATACGAAACCAATTTCTGATATGGTAAACACAGAATATGATGTGGTCATTGTTGGAAGTGGACCTGGTGGTGGTGCCGTTTTACAAAGACTTTGTCAGTTGTGGAAAGATCAAGGGGCAAAGAAGATTGCTATACTTGAAAAAGGAGATAAATTATTTCATTCCCATGCACAAAATATACCTACACAAAATGTAAATACATCACGTGATGACCTTGTTCCTAATAATTCCACTCCTCTCGGTCAGCGCCTACCTCAATTTTCTGGAGCCACGATGGTTTATGCTCTTGGGGGAAGGTCGTTGTTTTGGAATGCGGCAACACCAAGACCGATTGAAGAAGAACTGCGAACATGGCCGATTAATCGCAGAGAACTAGATGTTTACTATCGAATGGCTGAGAACTTATTATATGTCACAACAGATTGGGCTAAAGGTTCATCATTGCAGGATCAAATGTTAATGAGGCTTCATGCTGCGGGTATTTTGGAAGCTCAAGATATGCCACTGGCCATTGATTTGTCCCCTTCGAGACAGGGAGAAGTCCATTCAAATGCGTGGTATAGTTCGATTAATTCACTCGCTAGGGGCCAATTAGACCGTCCATATGATCTTGCTGTAGATGCTTTTGTTCATAAGATTAATACTACTCCAAATGGAAAAAGAGCAGCTGGTGTTGAGGTAATCGATACAAAGACGAAATCAAATTATACGATCCGGGCAAAAAATGTTGTCGTATCAGCGAGTACTTTAGAAACTCCACGTATCCTATTGAATTCTGGTATTCAGGAACCAGCAATTGGACGTTATTTAACAGGACACGTATCAATGATTGCAGTTGGAACAGTCAGTCGAAATCAGTTTTCTGATCGACTTGGAAATTTATCGGTTTTAAAATTTGAAACAGAAGATGATCCTTATCAAATTCAGATTCTTGGTCCAGACCAATATTGGTCTTACCAGCAATTTGAAGATAAAGTGTTAGGAGACCAGTTGACGATTGCTTACGCAGCCTTTGGAAGAGTGGAGTCTAGACCAGAAAATCGTGTATACCTAGAATCTAGGCTGGATGAGTACGGCGTACCATTACAACAGGTTCAATACTCTTTAAGTGATAGAGACCGTCAAACAGCCGAACAAGTAGAACAAGGGATAAGAGATTCTGCGAGAGCGATGGGTGTCACTTTAGATGAGTCTACTTTAGTCCTGCGTCCGCCAGGGGCAGATATGCATGAGGCGTGCACATGTAGAATGGGTAATAATCCTAATACATCAGCGACAAATCGTAATGGTCAAATACACGGTGTTCAAGGTCTTTATGTTGCGGATAATAGCGCACTTCCAAGCTTGACTGCTGCAGGACCAGTACTATCTAACACTGCTTTAGCAATTCGAGTGGCGGATCATATTGTTCGTCAGTCAAGATAG